From the genome of Takifugu rubripes chromosome 10, fTakRub1.2, whole genome shotgun sequence:
ATATCATCGTGGGCCACGAAATCAATCTGAGGAGCAATCAAAGGACACGCTCTATCGCAAAAAGCTGCACTGACATATACATGAGGTAGGAAACTCCCCATAATCACACAATATGTCATCTTATTCTATTATAATGAGATTTTGACATAGACACGAAGCCATAAGAACCCACCTACACAACTGGCAGAAACAGCTAAATGCCCTAAACTTGACCTCATCTAGCTTTATGTTCATCCCTCATACACTAAACATCCTGGAATGATGATCATGtgactgaaacaggaagtgaccttccATATTGGTggtgagcatttagctaccaggccccctgctatggaaccagctccctgtccaggtatgggaggctgactccatctctacttttaagatcagacttaaaacctacctcttaagcttattgttactaattctgcagttccagttactatcatagacagacaaactatcttacttagggggtcgtcagatcattaggttaacatcttagctatgctgttataggccaaggctgccagggtccagaaacatgatcacctgacaggtctctgtcaccccactgggtcatggtttcctctcctctcctctcctctcctctcctctcctctcctctcctctcctctcctctcctctcctctcctctcctctcctctcctctcctctcctctcctcctcctcctcctcctcctcctcctcctcatcaagtagaaaagttatgctgattcttgtgtagtttttctgccccccccccccccgtccttctgtattcatttacaggccttcggagctgcgtgatgacctccggccccgctgacccactcggccggcggcttgcataaatagtgtatttttgtatgtgtttctgtgctctgtgctctgtgctctcctctcctctcctctcctctcctctcctctcctctcctctcctctcctctcctctcctctcctctcctctcctctcctctcctctcctctcctctcctctcctctcatctgctcctttaacattcACACAGTTTTCCTACAGTGACAGAAACAATGGAAGTTGAAtaatacctgctgctgctgctgatggaaacaTCTACACATCTATCTGCACCTCCACAGTAACATTTTGTATTTCTATATGCTGAGGTcacacagcagctgcttctgtgaAACTGCAATAATAAAAGCTTTCAGTTTCCAGTTGAGGTGGCTGCTTCAGAGATGGTAGCATAGTGAAAGTAAATCCTGTGGTAACGCTGCAACAACGTGACCTCTGCCAGCAAGTTAGAACGTCAACATCATAGGCTTTCAGACAAAGACAGGATGATGCTGGATCCTTGCAAAATGAAACTCAGACAGCTAAATCAAGGTATCGGAGAGTAGCTAGCACTCGTATTCACACAGGTGGTAATAaaacatatacacacacctTGTGTTTCTCCAGAAACTCTGGGGTGAGAGTCCAGGGTGCATCTCTCAAAATCTCGTCAACATAGCGACAGTGCCTCAGGGCTTCATAACGTTCCTCCTCCGTCATGACCGTAAAACCTTTGTACTTATGAGTCAGCTCGTCACTGCACACTGTCCCGGTCACAGAAAGAGGAAGTCCTCGTCAAAACACGTCCATTATAAGAAACATTTTATGATAGTTACACACTGTGACATTGTGTGTCTTCTGAGTGTGTCCGTCCTACCTCCCACTATGAGGTAGGTGTTAGGGAAGAGGTTCTTGGCCTGCATGAGAGCACGAGCGTGTCCGGAGTGGAAGAGGTCAAAGATGCCATCTGCGTACACTCTGACTGGTCGGTCCACTGAAACCACAAACAACACTGATCATAGCATAAAATAATATCAAATACATGTCTGTATTAGCTCATTTACTAGGTATATCTAAGGTGTTTGGAGTGATTATTATTGCAAAATAATAACTCCCAAAAGCCTTGTCTCTGGAGTTTGGATCTACATTAGGATTAGCTGTTTTACTGAATAAGATAGCACACGTGATGTTAAGCTATAACAGGTTAATGTAACTCAGCATTAACCTGTAGTAGAAGTAGTTAAATGTAGTATTAACTGGAATAAATGGTAATAGATGCTGCTGTATACATCAGAAATAGCCGTTTCATCATAAACACAGATGCAGAAGTAAAAGTAGAGGAGAGCATTGTGGatgatggagctggaggaggatggaaggatggagcaGCACCTGGGGTTCCTCTGCGAGCTTGAACCATAGTGAGTTTCTCATGAGGGGCTTGACAATCACAGCCAGATTCCCTGGCGAAGATGGCAGGTGCTGTCAGAGTCTGGGACAGACAGAACACCAAACAAAGCAAGTGAATTATGGAGATGTTTGCTACAACATACAACATATCCAGTCTGAAAAGATACAATGGCCTCCATTAAGTAATTGATCATGGCTGAAGTCTGCTCCATACTGGGGTAATGGATGGAAGGGCGGTGAACTGCATTTAGCATGATTGATCACTCACTGGAACCTTGATttgaagcacaaattcaaacaGGGACAGAGATATACATCCATACAGAACAGGGGGGCAGTCATTTATGTTTTCCAGCTCCAGACAGTATATGCAAAGGAAGAAGCTATAAGAGAAAATAATTAGCATGTAAACAGATGTAAATCAGATTTAGCGGCTGATGAGGCTACATGGTGAAACTGGTGCACTGCTCCTGCTTGAAAGTAAGAAGTGTGCCATCTGTTGACTGTGGGGACTCGATTACACCACTGAAAGACAATCGACACAGGGCAGAAATGTGTGGGAGAGCAATAGGAGGATGAAAGAATACATCCAGTCTCTGGAAACAGGACTGGCAAATGGCGTCGACACATACacctgaaacagcagcagcaaacatggACACAGACTGTGGAGGAATGACTGCAAACGTTCAGGATTTACATGGTTATCTGGCATTTAATCACTTGTCTCCTTTGGGTCTGGATGAGCCTTTGTGATGATCAAAACTGAAACAAAGAGCACCGAGCACATATAATAACTCCAAAAAATCTTTATCATTTTGAAACTGTTTTTCTTGAGGAATGTAAGAAAACAATTCACCTTTAAATTTGAATGCAAAGATCATATTGAAAACTGCagtgatttatttaattattgttAAATCAGCACAAATACATATCTTTTTTTGCAGGGTTCAGTCATCCAGCCACTAATTCACTGTCAAATGTTGCTTGTTTCTGATCAGCGTCAAGTGGGTCCCGGAGACAATCCCAGCATGAACCGGGGCAGGAAAATGCCGTTGACAGGTGGGTATGCAAACCTGTGCAGTTATTAATAGAaagttcatttttaatgttaaatgcagccaattaaataattaagcatgttttatcattattttatAAGGGCAGGAGATGTCAAAGATGAAAACATCTTTACCTCCGCCAAAGAAGTTATGGGACAGCcagcatgcatgcatgcatgtatgtatgtatgtatgcatgtatgtatgtatgtatgtatgtatgtatgtatgtatgtatgtatgtatgtatgtatgtatgtatgtatgtatgtatgtatgtatgtatgtatgtatgtatgcctGCCTGAAAACATGTATGGATTTTAATAATTTCTTTGGAAATGTTGGTGATGGCTAAATTTCTATGATGTTCCTTATTCCAGAGGGACTTCAACCTTTGATCTTCCCAAGATCAAAGACAAGGAGCTTTGACCATAAAGCAACCtgctatgttatgtaaccttgtattactgtTCTGCGATGGGTGTAAGTGACCGTTGCTCTCTCTGGTGCTTTTTTTCTAGTTGATTTTGGGGTGAACTGCCCCTTTAAGGTGATGTGAAAGACAGAGCAACAAGGGGAGAACACCCTCAGCTGCAGCACCCTTGGACACAATGACAACAGAGATTTGGCTCACACACTGGCCAGAGCAGATGGTGAAGCTTATACTAACCGAACGGCCTATCAGGACAAGCATCCTGCAAAGCCTTCCTCTGGCATATGCTATCAACATCTGGTTTAAAATGGTTTAGAGTCGGTGGGAATAGAAAACAAAGGTATCAGAGATGAAGAAAGATAGACACTCTTCTCAAATGAAACATTACCACCAAGCTTTCAGTCACATTATGTGTCtctgcacataaacacatgcaCGATCACGCACAGACTTGACATGTCCTACCGTCCGAGGATGGGGACAGGTGTGTTCAAGCTCCTCCATGCTGAAACGCGCACACTCATGAGATGTAGCTGGAGTGTCTCTGTTGTGTGACTCAGCATCAGTGAGCTGAAGTATCCCTCCTCATCAGTCTCTTTCTCCTTTGTACGCCCCCTCTTTCCTACTCTACCTCCCTGACTCTCTCCTCCTATCCTCGGCTGCAGAGAAGAGAAGCGGGTAAGAGGTATCACTCTGTTGCTAATTTTACTGCAAAACGAGAGTCATACTACATCCCagataaaatacatttaaatcttTTACTCTGATAAATACAAAAGCCTCATCGCGCCATAGCCAAAAGTATCTTGAACTGATAAAATGTATTGAAATAGATCTGCTATGAGTGAGTCATCATTTTAATAAACGATCTTTGCCCACCGAGACACGAAGGCTCACCATGGAtacagaaaaggaggaaaaagctccGGGAGACGAACCAATGGGAGCATAGATCCTGCAGACTAGCATCAGCAGTAAGGATTGGTGGAGGAGGGCTCCATAGCAAGATTCTCCCCAGTGTGACAGCGGGCGATAAATCCGGTGATGACGTTTAATTAGTTtggtttcatttttaatttaattcatgTTACCTTGATATTTCACATTCTCCCATCAGTTCTAGGTAAGACGAGTTAAGACTAGGCATTGGCTATTGTTGATATtttacaaacaaaaaacaaaacacggaGAAAACAATGCTTCGACTCGCAATATCTATTAAATATCTAATTAGGATACCGCCTGACAAAAATATTAATAAGTAAATAGCGATTCAAACTCATTTTCGTGGCGCAAGCGCACTTGTTTACCTTCGTCTGTCCTTTTCTGCAACAAAGAGGTGCAACAGCTGCGCAGCAGGAGTGCGTCCAGACGCGTCTCTTTTTTACCATGACTTTTAGATCGGAACAGTCGTGTGGAAATAACAGGTGCTCGCCCGgttcctgtgtctgtctgcttggATGTGTACTTCAGTGTTTGCTCTGATGAAGCAGATAGAAAGAGCGACAAAAAGTCCGTCCGTCCGTGAGGATAATCTGCTCGGCACTGATTTAAGGTGACAACTGTGGGGGTCACGGTCCATTTAGCAGACATTCTACTGTACACCATATGGTTTGGATCATACAGTACTGGTGAGGACTCTTCATAGAGCGAAAGTATAGTAAATAAATTATATTCGAAAAATAGCTTAAAAATGGACGCACACACCAAAGTAATTCTGCATAAAGCCGTGATACGATTTACAGTTTAAAGGATCCACGAATAACTAATAAACAACCCTCTGTGCGCTCATTGTTGCAAGAAGTTGGCCCCATTCTGGGACAGGGTCCCATTGTGCCTCTcctgaccccctcaccccaccccACGGTCGCCACGGAAACGGCGTCTTCGTGAGACATCACTGACACACTAAAATAATCCGAACAGAGCAGTTCAACCCTGTAATCTACTGAATTTAGTTAAAATTAATTCATACTTTTAAAACGTAGCTACATGGAGACGTTTgcatacagtatatgttttATAATTTCGgggaaataaacagaaaaactgAATAACAATAACCGTATGTTGAGTAAATAACGCCTGTTATTTGGAACAATACTGCTACCCTGTGGATAAATGAAATAGCGAGAGCTTCAACTTTATTGGCTGAGGAGTCAGTGACGTAATATCCGCTACACTCGAGTCCCCGGGAAGAGAATTTGGCGCGGACGATCCggtcctgtttttgtgttgttctCCCGCCGAGTTGGGCAGCTGTCATTCAGCAAACATTACAGCAAAAGAGTGAAAGTCATGGCTCCGGTGTCACACCCAGACAAAGACGTGGACGCTCCGGATGGCGGTGAGGGTTGTTTAATCATGGGTTTAGGTGGAGGTTTTGAAGTTTTTTCCTCAATGTAGCCAAGAAGAAAGCTAACTCGTTAGTTAGCATTCTGGAAAATTGACATTGGCTATTACTATTTGAATTTACCTCTTTATTAGAACTGATTCACACTATTAGTGTGCGCCTTGCGTATCTGCACTCCACAAACGTCGGATTGGTGCAGTTTTATTGGGACAGCAGAGTTGTCTGCCATGTTCGTGCGGGTGCTTGAGTGGTCGTGTGTGTTCCTTTCCTCAGATGATGGAGGCGATACCTGCGGCCTGGCAAAGTCTCGCTCGAGACGGGAGAAGAGAGCAAAGTCCGGGAGAATGTCGGCCCTAGATCAGCTCAAGAAAGCCAAGAAGGGAGAGAAAATCAAATATAAGGTAGGAATCTTTGGTCGGAAGACTGAATATCAGTATAACAATAATTTCTCTGACAGATGGCAAATACTTAAATATCAAATTGACATGACTGCTATTTTAGATATTTGAGGGTATTTATTAAGTCAACGCAAGGATTAGAATAATTAATACTTGTAGTCTATTATATTAACAGCACATTTGCTTTGGTTCATCTACCTTCAGCCAGTGTTGATGTtttccaggtggaggagttgaCAAGTGTGTAtgaggaggtggatgaagaaCAGTATTCAAAGCTTGTTCGAGACCGACAAGAAGACGACTGGATTGTTGATGATGGTGGGTCTCAATCtgtcacacagctgcaggtatataggtgtgtgtgagagatgtttttcttctcgTTCAGATGGAATAGGCTATGTTGAGGATGGAAGGGAGATCTTTGACGATGACCTGGAAGAAGACATTGTGGAAAACAAAGGTACAAAAGTATGGTTTCAGTGTTATTTCATGTACCTTGGCTGAAATACCCAATGAGAGTGTTTCATCCACAGGGAGAGCTGGTGCTAAAGGAGCAGAcgcaaagaaaaacatgaagaaaTGTATTGTTGCCAAGCCGAACACCATTAAGAGCCTGTTCATGAACAGCAATGTAAAAAGACCTGCTGAGGTGCATTGGCATTCTTGCTCACTTGCATTTCAAGTCTTGACCTGAACCTGTTTTTGATTTAGCATTCTGCAATATTCTTTCAGAAAGATGTGGATTTATCCAAAGATGAGCTGTTAGGAGATATTTTGCAAGACCTGCACTCTGAGGTGGGttcatttttttgcattttgacATTTAACTTTACTTTCCCATAAGCAGTTTTATACATAATCgtttctctctgtttcctgcagaaaaaaactcTTCTGACTCCTCCACCAGTTGTCACTCTTAAGAAAAAGAAGTCTCATGGATCCCCCATGAACCCCTTCTCCATAAAACCTCAGATGTCAAAGGTGTCCTTCAGTCATCCGCCTGTGATCTAAATGTTGAAATATTGCTTATTTATAGTTTAAACCACAATACTCATATTTGTAACATCAGGAGTCTATGGGGTCAAAATCCAAGGTCATCAAGCCACCACCAGCTAATAGCACAGCCAGACCGTCCATCCGTCACCCCTCCTCCATCCCGGCTCCTCCAACAGAGAGACACaagacaaaagaggaggagCTAGAAACTGAAGGTTAAATGCAGATACCATggttctcccccccctcctcagttTTTAACCTTGCAGCACCTGAGGTTTCAACGATTCTTTTCTCAGTGAGTCACACACTGGACTTTGACGAGGTCGACTTCGATGAGCTGATGGAGGTCGAGCTCGAGGAGGAGAAACCTGTGGTAAAGGACGAAGCTAAAAGTAAAGGAGAAGCAAAGGTGGCGCCTAAAGTGGAGCCTAAAATGGAACCCCATGATCCTATTCTATTGTAAGATTTTTACCAGCTCTCTGTTCTTTGAGGTTGGCGTAAAAATCGTCTTTATTTTGTACAGTTATTCCAACTTGGGACTCAGAGGGTGGGTGTCCTGTGTTCCCTGCACTTTCCTTTCCCAGCTCCAGCAAGACTGAAAGTTCGTGggaacaagaggaagaagacaggGCCAGCGCGGTTCCAGTGGATATCCAAGTGGACACCAGCcagctccccctggtggaggagccagatggggagCAGGTGTTCCGCTTCTATTGGTTGGATGCCTTCGAAGAGCCATACAGCCATCCAGGTATCCCATGATCATGCTGGTCAATCAGACAAGGCTGTAAACTATATCCTGGTTGTAATGTGTCACCTGTGGCCCAGGTGTGGTGTACCTGTTTGGAAAAGTGTGGATCGAGTCAGCCAAGTCTCACGTCAGCTGCTGTGTTACAGTCAGAAACATTGAGAGGACCATGTATCTCCTGCCTCGGGAGTATGTGAGTAACCTGCTTATTCTGAGTTAATGTGACAGGTTGTCAGTCTTTAGCTTGTCAGAGTGTGGGGGTCATCTGGACTTGCTTCACCATGTTTGTGCTTCTGTGAACAGAGAGTAAACCCCAAAACTGGGGAGGTGTCTGACACGCCTGTAGGAATGATGGATGTCTACCAGGAGTTTAATGAGCTTTCCGAGAAGTTCAAGATCATGAAATACAAGTCAAAGGTCAGAATTACCAACTGCTGCGGCCTAACTTTCTGAGACACGAATGTAACTGCTGCTTGTTCCGTTTCCTGTTTTTAGAAAGTGGAGAAGAACTACGCATTTGAGATTCCAGACGTTTCCAGTCACGGCGAGTACCTGGAAGTCAGATATTCTGTGAGTAGACAGGCACAAATATTCTGTGTGGCTATGCAGTAAAAGTGACGAGGCTTGTTATTCACAGGCTGAGTTTCCTGCACTACCTTCAGACCTGAAGGCCTCAACATTTTCTCACATATTTGGGACCAACACCTCCTTTCTGGAGcacctgctgctcagcaggaaaaTTAAAGGCCCGTGTTGGCTCGACGTCACGACGCCACGTAAGGACGGAATTGCGCTAccattatatatttattaacaGTTATAGTGACCCAATGTGCACATTCTTCTGTCAGAGCGCATGAGTCAGCCCGTCAGCTGGTGTAAGGTGGAGGCTCTGGCCCTGAAGCCTGACTTGATCAGTGTGATCAAAGACCTGGTGCCCCCACCCCTCACCGTCATGTCCATCAGCCTCAAGACGGTGCAGAACCCCAAAACGCTCCACAACGAGGTTGGAGTGCACAGTCGGACATTGTTTCGTGCTCTTAAATAAGGATTTGTTACCTAATGCTGGTTTTGCTGTTCTTCCTCTCTAGATCGTGTCCTTGGCAGCTCTCATCCACCATCAGTTCCAGATGGACAAAGCTGCGCCCGAGCCTCCATACCAGTCACATTTTTGCGGtcagatatttattttttttaccgtGTAAACTGAGTCATAAATCCAGGAGAATGAACATGCCCTCAAGTGTCAGTGTTTGCTCTGTTTGCAGTCATCAGTAAACCATCAGACTGTATCTTCCCATATGATTTCAAAGAGGCCGTGAGGAAGAAGGTGAGTTTGGATGGGGCTAAACTTATTTGTACTGGTCCAGATTACATCAGTCAGTTGAGTCCAGAGACTTTACTATTTCAcacccctctctcccttttcaGAACGGAAAAGTGGAAATAGCCCAGACAGAGCGAACTCTGCTCGGCTTCTTCTTGGCAAAGATGCACAAAATTGACCCTGATGTGCTGGTGGTGAGTAGATAATAGCATGTCATCATCATTTTATCACATATAGGATTCACAGCAAAGCCATATATTTTGCTTGTATCTTTCTCTTAGGGTCACGACATCTTTGGTTTCGATTTAGAAGTGATTTTGCAGAGAATCAGCGTTTGCAAAGTCCCCCACTGGTCTAAAATTGGACGTCTCCGTCGGGCCAATATGCCCAAATTAGGGGTAAGAAGACTTAAGTGCTCAaaagagatttattttttattgcgttttattttgttgtgtcGTTCAGGGTCGCAGCGCCTTCGCAGAGAAGAGCGCCACCTGTGGCCGCCTGGTGTGTGATGTGGAGATCTCAGCCAAGGAGCTAATACGCTGTAAAAGTTACCACCTGACTGAACTGACCGCACACATCCTGAAGGTGGAGAGAGTCACGGTTCCTCAAGAAAACATCAGAAATCTTTACAGGTCTGCTGGAACATTCTCCACCATCATTGCATCTTTTTCCCcaaaacatttgtgtgttgAAAAATGGGTCTGTGTTTGCATTTCAGCAACTCCCCTCACCTGCTTCGCCTGCTGGAGTTGACGTGGACGGACGCCAAGTTGATCCTGCAGATGATGTGTGAACTGAATGTGTTGCCTCTGGCCCTGCAGATCACCAACATCGCTGGCAACGTCATGGTTGCACAGTTTAATAATCAAACCTGATAGCAGCCTTTTGAATTTCCACAAAACACagatattgttttaattttgctttAATCACACATTGTCTCCTGTGGTTCCTCCACAGTCCCGGACTCTGATGGGCGGTCGCTCTGAGAGGAACGAGTTTCTCCTGCTTCACGCCTTCCATGAGAAAAACTACATTGTTCCTGATAAACCCTCCTTCAAAAAGACCCAGCTGGAAATGGTGAAATTGAAGACAGTCACAAAGTTTCTGTTTGCATCCTTTACACCCTTGACTCTTTTGCTTCTTCTCTtcaggctgaaggagaagacGAAGGTGCTGTGGGGAAAGGCAAGCGGAAGAAAAAGGCCGCCTATGCTGGAGGTTTGGTGCTGGATCCCAAAGTTGGTAagactggatttttttttttttttagggttaggtttttttttctttggtctATTTTGTCTCATTGGTGTCTCATTTGTCTGTTCCTGAAACCCCTCGCTATCTTTCTTCTGTAGGTTTTTATGACAAGTTTGTGCTGTTGCTTGACTTCAACAGCCTGTACCCCTCAATCATCCAGGAGTTCAATATCTGCTTCACCACTGTGCAGAGAGAGGCTCTCAACTTGCAGAGAAAGAAtgaggtgtgtgcgtgttcacCTGTGGCACACTGGACGGAGATCGATAACAATGCTCAGCAAAGTGTCAGCACACACTTACTGTATTGTTTCTATGGTAACAGGAAGAGGATCAAGAAGAGATTCCCGAGATTCCAGATTCAAGCCTGGAGATGGGAATTCTCCCCAAAGAGATTAGGAAGCTGGTGGAGCGACGTAAACAAGTCAAACAGCTGATGAAACAGCAGGACATCAACCCAGACGCCTACCTGCAGGTACGCATTGTTAACTAGAAGGTTCCGGTTAAAGTCAGGGTCTTAATTAGGGTTTTACCTTCTCACCTATTCTGTGACATTTGATCTAATCTTGTCAATCTAAACAAAATCTGATTTTCCATCAGTATGACATCCGGCAGAAAGCTCTGAAGTTGACTGCTAACAGCATGTACGGATGTTTGGGCTTCAGCTATAGCCGCTTCTACGCCAAGCCACTCGCCGCCCTCGTCACTCACAAAGGCAGAGAGGTGGGCCAAACTATTGCTTGACAATTTTCTTCAATGCTAAAAAAGATGAAGCAGGATACTAAACCTTAGACAGATACACTTTAACCACAGTAGATATTTTTCTCTTCAGCAGAATGAATAATTCTGTTATTTCAATGTATGTCCACACGATGACACTGTTGGCACATTAACACATGTTACcggtttcctttttcctttcataAAATTTGTCAATTAGAAAACTCCCCCACACATTCACTACAATGTACGTTCTTTAAAATGAGTTTGTGACCATCTGTATTATCAACATCATCATATGCTCTCTTCATGTAAAGAACataggttgttttgtttttttcccagcctaCACATTTGGAGCCACATGGTGGTGTCCATATTACATGACATCAGTAGCTAAATCTGGTATTGTAAACAAACCCCACACACGGACTGTCTTCCCTACGTTTCTGCGGGTCTCATGTTCATTTAATGAGCTCTGACAGTACACATCCTCAGCAGAGGCAACAAGCTTTGCCTCAGGGGAGTCCTTCATTACGATCCCTTACACACTCATTGTGTGCTCTAATGGAGGGAAGGGCAGCAACTGTGTGTTATTTTGTCACTCACTCGCGTCTCTGGCCACGTTATCTGGCTAAAAGGACTACGTTGTTAAAGAGGCACATTTGATTCCCTGCGACAGGTGCGAGTCTTCTCCCTGCAGATTTACTGCTTGTGTCATCTATCGTAGGTGGAAGGGTTAGATAGATTTTCCCATTATTCTGGCTTTATCTTTCACTGCAAGCAGTGTAACTTTAAAATATCTTTACTAGCCCAATCTGACAGGGTCTTGGAAATTGTTACGAGTGTCTCTTACGCACTCAACAGGTCAAAGAACTACTGAGATTGGCATTATCCCTCATATCTCATGAATTAAAAGATCAATTTGAAGGTTTTGATAAGTATTTTTCCCCAGGCATTTGAGTAAGAATAGCTGTAATGACAAATGCTCATGATTTATAGGCCATTCAGTGGTTTCACATCCACACAGTTGGTGGTATTATGACAGATTGAAGAGATGCTTGACAAAGGCGAAGTCCAAACTGAAGGCATGATGTGCTGATTCGAGTCGCTGAAGGTGATACCTTCACATaatttggttgttttgttttgtttaccagGTATCCATGTCTATTTATACTAAAGGCTGTGTAACCAGGAAGTCCCCCTATAAATAAGGTCTCGCCATTAATAAGTGGTTTAATCTTATATCTTAGACTCTATTTGAACAAAATCTGTTGTTAGGAAGCCATTTTGGCCCAGTTTCCAAATGTTAAACATACAGCAGCCAGAGATTCCTGGTAGTTTCCGTTTGTAGCGAGCCAGCTGGCATTAATGGCCCTTTTTTTAAGTGTGTTCTTGAGCACTGTGGTTGACAGCCCGGCCTC
Proteins encoded in this window:
- the pola1 gene encoding DNA polymerase alpha catalytic subunit produces the protein MAPVSHPDKDVDAPDGDDGGDTCGLAKSRSRREKRAKSGRMSALDQLKKAKKGEKIKYKVEELTSVYEEVDEEQYSKLVRDRQEDDWIVDDDGIGYVEDGREIFDDDLEEDIVENKGRAGAKGADAKKNMKKCIVAKPNTIKSLFMNSNVKRPAEKDVDLSKDELLGDILQDLHSEKKTLLTPPPVVTLKKKKSHGSPMNPFSIKPQMSKESMGSKSKVIKPPPANSTARPSIRHPSSIPAPPTERHKTKEEELETEVSHTLDFDEVDFDELMEVELEEEKPVVKDEAKSKGEAKVAPKVEPKMEPHDPILFSSKTESSWEQEEEDRASAVPVDIQVDTSQLPLVEEPDGEQVFRFYWLDAFEEPYSHPGVVYLFGKVWIESAKSHVSCCVTVRNIERTMYLLPREYRVNPKTGEVSDTPVGMMDVYQEFNELSEKFKIMKYKSKKVEKNYAFEIPDVSSHGEYLEVRYSAEFPALPSDLKASTFSHIFGTNTSFLEHLLLSRKIKGPCWLDVTTPQRMSQPVSWCKVEALALKPDLISVIKDLVPPPLTVMSISLKTVQNPKTLHNEIVSLAALIHHQFQMDKAAPEPPYQSHFCVISKPSDCIFPYDFKEAVRKKNGKVEIAQTERTLLGFFLAKMHKIDPDVLVGHDIFGFDLEVILQRISVCKVPHWSKIGRLRRANMPKLGGRSAFAEKSATCGRLVCDVEISAKELIRCKSYHLTELTAHILKVERVTVPQENIRNLYSNSPHLLRLLELTWTDAKLILQMMCELNVLPLALQITNIAGNVMSRTLMGGRSERNEFLLLHAFHEKNYIVPDKPSFKKTQLEMAEGEDEGAVGKGKRKKKAAYAGGLVLDPKVGFYDKFVLLLDFNSLYPSIIQEFNICFTTVQREALNLQRKNEEEDQEEIPEIPDSSLEMGILPKEIRKLVERRKQVKQLMKQQDINPDAYLQYDIRQKALKLTANSMYGCLGFSYSRFYAKPLAALVTHKGREILMHTKEMVQKMNLDVIYGDTDSIMINTNSKSLEEVFKLGNKVKAEVNKLYKLLEIDIDGVFKSLLLLKKKKYAALVVENHGDGRYTLKQELKGLDIVRRDWCDLAKECGNYVIGQILSDQSRDVIVENIQKHLVEMGEKVAAGDIPLNQYEIHKALAKDPQDYPDKKSLPHVHVALWINSQGGRRVKAGDTVSYIICKDGSTLAASQRAYTQEQLQKQEGLSLDTQYYLAQQVHPVVSRICDPIEGIDGVLIATWLGLDPSQFRAQQQYQREDENHLLGVSLQLTDEERYKDCENFTFTCPQCGTDNICDSVFEGTGLNLEPSLMRCCHIPCESRPIDYSVNICNKLLLDIRRHIKKYYAGWLVCEDQACQNRTRRLPIAFSRQGPICPACSRATLRPEYSEKALYNQLCFYRFIFDWEAAFSKIQADEKSHVKNCNKEKEVYRRLKEVPDKALAASSYSDINLAKLFQAFTSLK